From one Montipora capricornis isolate CH-2021 chromosome 10, ASM3666992v2, whole genome shotgun sequence genomic stretch:
- the LOC138021461 gene encoding uncharacterized protein: MILPHCTWDKFGELLADSGARSLGLFDELMSFFSTMNMYSSHKLQISDTREYQDFLQLFTGKAKTRATVTGNANFKMDRTSFSFLGFTQPYTALPVIQDTSNNAKGFTSRILWYFPQPVFAKFEDTLLTSDEKDVVDAFKEQFVEFLADLYINGESTFEIEEQSTSKMKTVTVTRNVYTLAKEAIAEFKTIHDEWELDVCERNPYDALIGGLYSRGKSHVLRLSVPIQLLLSAFSDFTQMESDTSQPGSQVNPDAVADESQHSHEHKDTDEHDSDDDTTDDENEERSQLSSQPSLQISPRAIAIAHSLVKTSLSQICTLNDKTHLLQQAQHEDSNDLPEIILNSPPDGMNKVFCAILSSPGEIVSFSILLNKGLFRRHTVNTYTGKRLMVRAADEMSLLQLGQVVTFTIPGNNSKVYFFCKQLPPSDTAEKLTLAKNLANIGMSLPKYIEAFETQDVESDRHKEEYTNRRNSTPQSSSTQRKRQRMELDKELQ; this comes from the exons ATGATTCTACCACATTGCACATGGGATAAGTTTGGAGAGTTGTTGGCAGACAGTGGAGCACGCAGCTTAGGACTTTTTGACGAACTTATGTCATTTTTCTCAACGATGAACATGTACTCCTCACACAAGCTGCAGATCTCTGACACACGAGAGTACCAGGATTTCCTCCAGTTGTTTACAGGGAAAGCCAAAACACGTGCAACAG TAACTGGAAATGCAAATTTCAAGATGGACCGAacatcattttcatttcttgGATTTACACAACCATACACAGCCCTTCCTGTAATCCAAGACACTTCAAATAATGCTAAAGGATTCACCTCAAGAATCCTATGGTATTTTCCACAACCTGTTTTTGCCAAGTTTGAAGACACCCTTCTAACTTCAGATGAAAAGGATGTAGTAGATGCCTTTAAAGAACAATTTG TGGAATTCTTAGCAGATTTATACATAAATGGAGAGTCCACCTTTGAGATTGAAGAACAAAGCACTTCAAAGATGAAAACAGTGACAGTTACACGTAATGTGTACACACTAGCAAAAGAGGCTATTGCAGAATTCAAAACTATCCATGATGAGTGGGAATTGGATGTCTGTGAAAGAAACCCTTATGATGCCTTAATTGGAG GACTATACTCAAGAGGAAAGTCACATGTTCTGCGTCTCTCGGTGCCTATCCAGCTATTACTGTCTGCATTTAGTGACTTCACACAG ATGGAAAGTGACACTTCACAACCAGGGAGTCAAGTTAACCCAGATGCTGTAGCAGATGAATCTCAACATTCACATGAGCACAAG GACACTGATGAACATGATAGTGATGATGACACTACAGATGATGAAAATGAAGAGAGATCACAACTATCTTCCCAGCCTTCATTACAAATCTCACCGAGGGCCATTGCTATAGCGCACTCTTTAGTAAAGACTTCTCTGTCACAAATAT GCACCCTCAATGATAAGACACACTTATTGCAGCAAGCACAGCACGAAGACTCAAACGatctaccagaaattatactcAATTCCCCACCAGATGGAATGAACAAAGTTTTCTGTGCTATTTTGTCATCGCCAGGGGAAATTGTGAGTTTCTCCATATTGCTGAACAAAGGACTCTTCAGGCGACATACCGTCAATACATACACTGGCAAGAGGTTGATGGTTCGAGCAGCTGATGAAATGTCGCTCCTTCAGCTTGGTCAAGTTGTCACTTTTACTATCCCAGGCAACAACTCCAAG GTTTATTTCTTCTGCAAACAGCTTCCTCCAAGTGATACTGCTGAGAAACTAACGCTTGCAAAAAATTTGGCCAACATTGGCATGTCTCTTCCAAAGTACATTGAAGCATTTGAGACGCAAGATGTCGAAAG TGACAGGCATAAGGAAGAATATACCAACAGAAGAAATTCAACACCACAGTCATCATCCACACAAAGGAAACGGCAGCGCATGGAATTAGATAAAGAACTCCAGTGA
- the LOC138019095 gene encoding TNF receptor-associated factor 5-like — translation MRLFSKSLAIGLPASRVDAYLRRPDSVRGRRNEMDKHVQENMQIHLDLAHLRIRELEQRQEYVCTNGKFLWKISSYLQLFQQSATKKEKEKFCSPPFYTGQYGYKLRAEAFLNGLGQGKGTHLSLYVVIMKGEYDAILPWPFHQRVDFVLIDQDDDIGVRQNKIWRLSCDRDSDYFKRPNKVKSLGFGCPKFVSLDTLRTRHYIRDNTIFIRIDVDPVDAS, via the exons atgcgtttattttctaagtctctcgccatCGGACTTCCGGCTAGTCGGGTCGATGCGTACCTAagacgacccgactcagttcgg GGAAGGAGAAACGAGATGGACAAACATGTCCAAGAGAATATGCAGATTCACTTGGATCTGGCCCATCTGAGAATAAGAGAACTTGAACAGAGGCAAGAATATGTTTGCAcaaatggcaaatttttgtggaaaatctCTAGCTATTTGCAACTGTTTCAACAGTCTGCCACcaagaaggaaaaagaaaaattctgtAGCCCACCATTTTACACTGGACAGTATGGTTACAAGTTGCGGGCAGAAGCTTTCTTGAATGGTCTCGGGCAAGGAAAAGGAACTCATCTTTCACTATACGTGGTTATAATGAAAGGCGAATATGATGCCATTCTCCCGTGGCCATTTCATCAACGAGTTGACTTTGTTCTTATTGATCAAGATGACGACATTGGTGTGCGGCAGAATAAAATTTGGAGACTCTCATGCGATCGCGATAGTGATTACTTCAAGAGACCCAACAAAGTAAAGAGCCTTGGGTTTGGTTGCCCGAAGTTTGTGTCTTTAGATACACTTAGAACAAGACATTACATACGAGACAATACCATCTTCATTAGAATAGACGTAGACCCCGTCGATGCATCTTGA